GATAGAAAACTGCAATTTCCTTTGTTGAGTGAGTTAAGCAGGTGGTAGTCCTCAGTTGAAGTTCAGTGCTACCCAAAGTAATACTCAACGGTGTAAGGATAAGCAGAAGACGCGATCGGGTTGCTGCTATCGTTTGTTTATAGCCAATTTTTTTACGTTTTTTCCTTCACCGATGAACCTAAAAATCGTTCGTACCCTTCAATAAACTGTGGCTTTCCCTTCGTCTGGACAATTGTACCGTGAGCCATAATTACGCGATCGAAGTCCCACGTGGAAATTTTTTGAACGGACTCCTTTACTTTCTCCTTCTCCTGCGTCGCGATTTTTTCCAAAAATGAGGGACTCAGAGTTTTATAACTACCCAACATTCTCGCTGCAAACTGCGAGATTAGCGGAAAACTTTGATCAAAATGAAAAGCAATATCCGTTACCACCAAAGTGCGACTTTCCGGGTGAAAGAAAACCCATTCATCAAGAGAATTAACACCACTTAACGTCAACGCTTTAACTCCCTCAAACAGAAAGCATTCGATTCCATTCAAAATATTATTCGTTTCGTTTGATAGTACGCGATCGATTGGAAGTTCTGGGTTTTTAGCCTTCAAACTCGATGTAGCCCAAAATGTCGCTTTTGGATAGACTGTCTTAAAATGTGTGGCAAACAAATAATGGAAACGATTGGGAGCGATAATATGGCAAACTGTTCCCAGGGAATTAAGTTGATGCACGATTGCGTCATCGACTTGAATAGGAGAGATAACGGCTAATTCTCTATTAGCACATCGAATAACTGTCATTCTCGTACCAACATTGAGTCCCAAATAGTTGAATGGCTGTTCGGCAACCCAAATATCACGATCGATCTCTCTGAGCATCAGTTTAATGGCAAACGACGACTTTAAATTAGAATACTCTGAAGATGTGCGTGCGATTTGTGCATCTTGCTTTATCCTAGGGAATTGAAATATAAGTGAGTTGAACAAACGATAGTATGCACGACATTCCCCAACTCGACCGCAAAGGATTGCGAAATTTTGGACTGCTAACGGGTATAATTATTGCGGTTTTGTTTGGTTTTTTGCTTCCGCTGCTGCGAGGACATGGATTGCTCCTCATTCCTTGGATCATTGGCGGCGTGCTAGGACTTTTTGCACTGATAATACCCAATGCACTTGCACCTGTTTATCGCGTTTGGATGCGAATTGGTTTGGTGCTGGGGTGGATTAATAGTCGTATTATATTGGGAATTATTTTCTTCTTGGTCGTTACGCCAATGGGTTTTGTGATGCGCTTATTTTCACGCGATCCCATGACAAGAAAGATTGAAACACAGTTGGAAACCTATCGCGTTCCCAGCCAAATTAGAGAGAGAAAAAGTATGGAGAAGCCTTATTGATGTTAGAAGGAATTATCGATCTTTTGCAAGATTTGTGGGGATTTTTGAAGGAGCGAAAAAAATACTGGCTTGCACCATTAATTCTTACTTTAGTGCTGCTGGGTGCATTAATTGTCTTTACTCAAGGTTCCGCGATCGCGCCCTTCATTTACACGCTATTCTAATCCAGTTTCAATGGTTCAATTCAAACCGTGGCAACAAAACCTTTTGTTAGTCTGCTTCGGAATCTTTAGCGGGTTAGTTGTTTTTGAAATTGCCCTACGTTTGGTGAATTTTTCCTACCCTAAATTTTACATTGCCAATGATGTTAGGGGAAGAGTCCATCGTCCCGGTGCAGAAGGGTGGTGGCGCAGCGAAGGTGAAGCTTATATTAAAATTAATCGAGATGGGTTGCGAGATATCGATCGCCAACAGACCAAACCCCAAAACACTTTCCGAATTGCACTATTAGGGGATTCCTTTGCTGCCGCATTCCAAGTTCCTCAAGCCAAAACTTTTGCCGCAATTTTAGAAAACAAACTCAGCCAATGTCCAAAATTTGAAGGGAAAAATGTTGAGGTTATTAACTTTGGCGTTTCTGGTTACGGAACGGCACAACAACTCTTGACTTTGCGAACTTCTGTTTGGAGTTATTCGCCAGATTTAGTTTTGCTAACGCTCTTAACCGGCAATGATATTCGTAATAACTCTAAATCACTAGAACCTGATAAAGTTCGACCTTTTTTTGTTTACGAAGCGGATCGATTGGTTCCCGATTTTTCTTTCCGTAACGATCCAATGTTTCAATTAAATCAATCAAAGGAATATTTACGGTTAGGTCATTTAATTGCACGAGTTGTGGATTCTATTGGGACAAGAAAACAAATAAAAGAAGATTTAGCAACTCAAGCAAAAACTCTCCGAGAACCGGGAATGGATGAGGCAATTTACCTCGAACCGACAACACCCGAATGGCAAGAAGCGTGGCAAATAACAGAGGACTTATTAAAACTCATCGATCGCGAAATTCAAGAGAAAAATGCAGAATTTTGGGTTGTCACTTTAAGTAATAGCCCTCAAGTCCATCCCAATCCGGCAATTCGACAACAATATAGACAACGGTGGGGGATTCAAGATTTATTTTATCCCGATCGGCGCATCAAAAAAATTGGCGATCGCGCGGGATTTCCCGTACTCAACTTAGCGCCATTATTCCAAAAATATGCAGACCGCAATCGCACATTCTTCCACGGATTTAAGAATACCGCCCTCGGAATCGGGCATTGGAACGAGACAGGACACGCTCTCGCTGGCGAAACAATGGCAAAACGTTTGTGCGCAGAATTTGAACCCAATGCGGCTCAAAACGCCTTTTAACCTGAAATAGCTGAGTTCTTGCTGCACGGGATTGACAGAGGAAAACACAGCTTTTCTTTTTCCATTATGTATATAGCGTTTCCGTTTGGGATGTGGAACTGGACGGGATCGCAAAAGGGAATAGGGAATAGGGAATAGGGAATAGTAGAAAGAGATACAGGTGTTATTTAGGGGATATAAAAAATGGGTGTGGGATTTCACGCTTCGTTTGGAAACGCTATAGCGCGCGCGATCGCATTCTGAGTCCTTCTCAGGAAACTCTTAGCCTATTCTCTTTTTCAGTCCAGTTCATTCTCAGACTGCTATCCGATTCTAGACATCAACAGCACAAAACACGAGTTTGGAGAGAACGATATGAAATTTAAATCCCTGACTGCTGTAAGTCTCGCTTCTGTTCTAGTCTTAGGAAGCGCAATCATCCCCGCACAAGCCAGTCCTTCCCTGCAACTCGTCGCTCAGGCGACGGCCCCCAACTCCTTCGTCACCGTCGAACAAGACCATCCCACAACAGGTACAGCTCGAATTGTTACCGAAAATGGACAGCGCTATCTGGAGTTTGACCGCCAATTTGATACCGCCAGGGGTCCCGATGTCAAAGTTATTCTGTATCGAGGAAGCACCGTCCCAGTCAACGTCAGCGAGTCGGATTATATTACCCTTGCCGCTCTCAAAGGTTTCAGTGGCGCTCAACGCTATGCGATTCCCAACTCAGTGAACCTCGATGATTTTCAAGCAGTCGGGATTTGGTGTAAGAAATTTAACGTTACTTTCGGTTACGCCAGTCTCTAAATTTTTCGCCCAGGGCGGGTTTGAGCAACAACGAACTGCTAGGATTTATGGGAGAAGAGATTTGCAAAACCCGCTCCCACTCATTCATTCAACACCCCAACGTTTCCGTTCCAGGGGGAGAAGAGAACAGCGCTTGTCCGATGGGTTCTTCTTGTTCCATTTGTTCGAGTTGCGTGAGTAAATTTTGGGCTGTACTGTCGCCTTGTGCCGCGCGAGATTGCAAATATAGTTTGAGATCGCCTAAAAATACTGTTGAAATATTCACGTTCAATGCTCCAAATGTTAAGGGTTAATGGACACCAAATCCTTCTAATTGCACGTAATGAAAAATCCTCGTGTCAATCCTCACTATTGCGATTCAACCAGATTTTATATGACACGCCACTCGCCACTACTGACAAATTCGTTTCCACAAAGGATGGCGATTGCCCAGATTGCGAATGCGCCGAACTTGTTTCTCTAAATGCCGTCGATATTCGGGAGAAAAACCGAAGAGAATATTGTAGCTTTGCCAGACGAGAATTGCCGTTGTTATCCCAACGCAAAAGCCAAGACTCAATGCCGGAATGGGATCGTAGATAATGCTATAACGCACTAACGCCCATGTGAAATGTTCTAATCCCAAAGCCACGCGATCGCGCAATGCCCAAATACTAAACGTTCCCAAGGTAATCCAGCAAATCCCCGCAAAAAGCCACCGCCGATAAACCGAAAATTGGTGCAGTCGCCGAACTTGTCGCTCGATATCTGCATCACTTATTTCGCTTTGAGAGGGTTCCTGTGTCACTTCAGTTATCACTCAACAGTCATCACAAAAGATCAATCCTCACCGCGTCCCTGCGTTTGGAAACACCCATCGAACCAAAAAGCTCAATCTCTGTTTGGGTCACAATTGTCGGGAAAATGAGGTCTATGCTTCATCGGAGGGTTGAATTTCAGGCATTGGTTCATCGGGAGAGGAGAAAGATTTTTTCGCAAAATCGCTCTTTTCTTGCCGACCGCGCCACCAAGCTAACATCGTACTGGCAATAAAAATACTAGAGTACGCCCCGGAAATAAAGCCGACAATTAACGCCAAGGCAAAATATTTCAAGGTTTCGCCGCCAAAGAGGAAAATGGCAATAAGAGGAAGCGTTGTGGTCAAGCTCGTATTAATCGATCGCGTTAAGGTTTGATTGACCGCATTATCCACAATCGTATTAATCGAATCCGTCTCGCCCCGTTCTTTCAACAACTCCCGGATGCGATCGTAAATCACCACCGTATCGTTAACCGAAAAACCCGTAACCGTGAGGAGTGCCACCAAAAATAAACTATCCGCTTCCACATTAAGGGTCAGACCCAAAATCGCAAACAGACCCATTACGATCAGAACGTCGTGAAACAGTGCCACAATCGCGAGGACGGCGTAATCGAACTTAAAGCGGAAGCTCAGATAAACCGCAATACCAAAAAAAGCAACAATCAACGCCAGCAAACCAGAAGCAAATAACTCTCGACCAATTGTGGGTCCAACCGTATCGATTTGGATGGTTTTCGGGTCAAAACGCCCAATTTTTCGATCCAGCGCCTCCTGAAGCTGAGTCCGTTGCTCCGATTTCAATTCTTTCGTGCGGATTGCAAGGGTCTGTTTTTCCACAATTTGGAGCGTACTCCCCTCTAAACCCTGTTCGGCGAGAACCTCTCGAACATCACCGCCATTAATCGGTTCTTGGCACTGACCTTCTACACCGCAGTCCAATGTTAGTTGAAGTCGCGTCCCTCCCACAAAATCCAATCCGGGGCGAACGGGTGCATTCAGTTGCACGAACGAGATTGTCATTGCCGCGATACTCGCAATAATTGCAACCGCAGAAATCGTCCACCACAACCCTCTTTGCTTAATAATATTGAGTTTCATCATTGTTTTAGAGCCATTGCAACTGCACTAGGATTTTGCCGGGACGGGTAAATTCGGACAGAAAAGTTCCGGTTTCTGGCGCACGCCAGGAATGCCCAAAACCACCAAAAGCATTAGCGTTCGGCTACACGTTAGGGCGGTAAACATACTCACCAGAACGCCGATTGCCAAAGTGACAGCAAATCCCCGAACTAACCCCGAACCGAGATAACCCAAAGCAGCGCAGGCGATGAGCGTCGTTACATTACTATCCAAAATACTGGAGAAGGCGCGGTAGAAACCAGACTCCACCGAGCGATAGAGGGTTTTCCCATCTCGCAACTCCTCGCGGGTGCGCTCGAAAATGAGGACGTTGGCATCAACTGCCATGCCAATGCTGAGAATAAATCCGGCAATTCCGGGCAGGGTTAAGGTTACGCCGATGAGGGAATAACAGGCAAGGGTGAGAAGGGTGTAAATGGCAAGGGCAACGTTTGCCAGCGCGCCGGGAAGTCGGTAATAGATCACCATGAAAACAAAGACCAGCGCCAAACCTGCCAGTCCCGCAACAATACTGCGATTGATGCTCTCGCGACCCAAGGTTGCACCGACGGTGCGATTTTCCACCACTTCAACTGGGAAGGGCAATGCGCCACCGCGAAGCTGAACCGCGAGGTCGTTCGCACTCTCAAGGGTAAAGCCCCCTGAAATGGTCGCTCGTCCCCCGGAAATCCCTGTTGCGGCGTACTCTGGCGCGACTGTGGGGGCGTTAATCAGGGCATCATCGAGGAAGATGCCAATACTGCGACCCGTTCCTGCTAATTTTTTAGTTAATTCGGCAAATTTTTGACCGCCTTCGCCATCAAAATCGATCGCGACTTCCCATTGATTTCCCGATTGGGTGGGTCGAGCGGCAGCATTGGTGAGTCGTTTGCCCCCCAGTCCGACGGATTTGAACAATTCCGCGATCGCGTCATTCACTTTATTCAACTCCTCTCGCACTTCTGCTAAAGCTTCCTCATCCGGTTCTTCACCGTTTTGGAGCAATGCTTGTTGCAGTACAACCTGCTCGCGCTCGCCCAAGCGAATTTGAAGCTCTTGGGGACTACTCTCTTGCACCTGCTCCCGGAACTCTAGCTGTGCGGTTCCCCCCAAAACCCGCTCTGCTTGCTGGGGATCGCTCACTCCTGGTAATTGCACCAAAATTTTATCAGCCCCGGCGGTTTGAACGATCGGTTCGGCAACCCCCAACCCATTCACCCGATTCTCCAGAACCCGCTTCACATCATTGAGGTTTTCTGGGGTCACCTCAGTCACTGTTTCAGTGGGTTTGACCTGAATCGTCAATTGCGCGCCGCCTCGCAGGTCTAACCCCAAGGAAAGGGGCAGTTGAATCAAGACGACCACCGCCGCCACAACCAATACCAAAATGAGGGCAATAATAGAACGCTGTTTTTGCATTGTGTCCTTATGTTGACCGACAAACGATCGCTCCCTTAAATTTGCAGTGCCATCATTTTCTCGACAGCTTCAGTGATTTGCTGGGGTTGCACGATCGTCAAGTTCTCTAACGTGCCATTGTAGGGCGTTGGAATATCCTGAGACGAGAGGCGCACCACCGGGGCATCTAATTCGTCAAAAAGCTGCTCGTTGATGCGAGCGACTAATTCCGCGCCAATTCCCCCAGTTCTCATACATTCTTCCACGATAATGACACGGTGGGTTTTGCGCACGGAAGCTCCAATGGTTTCCATATCTAGCGGTTTGAGGGAAATCAGATCGATGACCTCCGGATCGTAACCCTTCTTCTCCATTTGCTTCACCGCTTGCATGGCGTGATGCCGCATCCGCGAGTAGGTCAAAATCGTGACATCTTTTCCGGAGCGTACCACTTCCGCGCGATCGAGGGGAACGAGGTACTCATGGTCGGGTAAATTCTCCTTCAAGTTGTAGAGGAGAACGTGTTCAAAAAACAGTACGGGATTGTCATCGCGAATGGCAGACTTGAGCAAACCCTTGGCATTATAAGGAGTCGAGCAGGCAACGATTTTCAAACCGGGAACCGCTTGAAAATACGCTTCGAGACGTTGGGAATGTTCTGCACCCAACTGTCGTCCAACGCCACCGGGACCTCTAATCACCATTGGAATTTTAAAATTTCCGCCAGAGGTGTAGCGCAACATCCCCGCATTATTGGAAATTTGGTTAAAGGCAAGGAGCAAAAAGCCCATGTTCATGCCTTCAATAATGGGTCGCAATCCTGTCATCGCTGCACCGACGGCAATTCCGGTAAAACTGTTTTCGGCAATGGGAGTGTCGAGTACCCGCAAATCGCCATACTTTTTGCACAGGTCTTTGGTCACTTTGTAAGAACCGCCATAGTGACCGACATCTTCTCCCAAAACAAAGACTGTTTTATCGCGAGCCATTTCCTCATCCGTGGCTTCGCGTAAAGCGTTGAAGAACAGAGTTTCTGCCATGCATCTATATCCCAGTAGAGTATCTGCGATCCTATCATTTTTCCGGAAGGGCAGAGGGCAGAGGACAGAAGAGAAAGGCTTGAAGGTTCAAGATTTCAGGGTTTGCCGTTGTCCTAACCCGAATGCGTAGTGCTATAAATCTATGAATCTCGAACTCGATCGTATTTTTATTTGCGTGCAACCCGAAGCGCCAGCGTTCTATATAAAGAATTTTGATATCAAAGTTGGCGAAATCGATTTCACTGCTATCAAGCGCTATCGCTCAATACCGCTTCAAAGGAGAATCCCGGTGCGGCTAAGACAAAGAGGGTTGTGGGCAAATTGGCAGCTTTGGCTTGCAAACCTTCGTAGTATTGAATGAAATCCATATCTTCTTTGGGTGCAGCCATCCCCAGAAAAATCAAATCGGCGTTTGCAGAAGACTCATGCAGGATGTCGTAGAAGGTGCGCCCTTCTGCCACCAGGACTTTGGGGGTTGCTTCAATGCGAAGGTCTTTAATCATGCGCGTCAAATTCGTTTGCGCGGATTCGGCTGCCGCACTGTCACTCACGACCAGTTTGAGATAAACTTTAGCTGCTCGCCATTCAATATCGCTACACAACAAATAGGCAAGTAAGAGCATCAAACTACCATTGGCTTGCAGTCCGCCCCACCACACGTCAATTCTACGACGGGTTCCAAACCCGCGATCGTGGTTTTCCCGAAAAATCACCAAACTGCGCTTGGCGCGGTGGATTTGTGCAATAGTTTCACAGTAGCGCGCGCGCCGCGAGGGTTCTTCGCTATCCCCCAGCAAAATCGTGTTGGGAACCAAAGGACCCAATCCATAGGTTTCCACCAATTGCTCTGCACCCGCAAAAGGATCCGGGGCGGTAATCACCCGAACCAATGCTTGTACGCTGCGGCGTTCGAGATAATCGCGAATGGTTTTTTCGAGTTCTGCTTGCTGGGCAACGTCGCGGGAACCGCTAGGAAGAATGCTAGAAACTGTTACTAAACCGCGATTGTGGGTAAAGGCATCGGCGAGTTCGATGAGGAACCAACGCTTTGTGGGCGCGCCGGAGAGGACGAGAATATGAGGTCGCCAGTTTTTCGGATCTTCGCTGTGACCGATTTGCAACAATCCCGTCCGCAACAGTGCCATCCACAATCCCCGTCGCACATCACCCCAAGTGGCTATCAATTCTCGCTGTTGCAGCCACAAATAAATCCCCAAAACTACGAGTGCAGCGACAACGGTGGCAATGGGGTCGATTAAAAACATCACCACCAAACAGCCTAACGCCCCTAATAGGGACAACGACCAATGCACCCGAAAGGTGGGACGGAAGGAGGGACTTTGCAGGAACCCTTCAATCCCAGCAGAGACGTTCAAGACTAAATAGGTTGTCAGGAAGAACATGGTGAGAACCGGGGCAATCAGGTTCAATTCGCCGATGCAAACTGTGGCAATGGCAACGACTAGAGTCACCGCAGTACCGATGCGCGGTTCGTCTTTTTCGCCGCTACCCTGTCCGAGAAACTGCATCCAACGGGGCAGAACCCCATCCCTGGCTAAGGCTTGAAGGACGCGCGGCGCGCCAAGAATGCTGCCGATCGCGCTGCTGAGGGTTGCCCCCCACACGCCGAGTAAAATAGCAGGACCCCAAAATGCCATTTGTTGCATGATTAGGGGGTTTTCAATTAGGGTCAAAGCGTCGGCGCGCGTTGCCAAAACGATAGGCAGTCCCATGTACACGACATAGCCTGTCCCAACTGCTGCGAGGGTTCCCACGGGAATCGCGCGACTGGGGTCGCGCAGGTCACCAGACATACTCACTCCGGCCATAATCCCGGTGACAGCAGGGAAAAAGACCGCAAAGACCGTCCAGAAGGGTTCTGAGTTGCGTTCCGCAGCGCCCCACATTTCAACGGTGGTGGGTTCGATGGGATGTCCGAAGAGGAAAGAAATGAGGGAAAGCGCGATCGCGCCCATAATGATGTACTGGGTCCGAATGGCAATTTCTGCCGAGACGATCGCTAAAATGGCGACTAATGCTGTGGTAACTAGGGCGACGTAAACTTGATTGAGTTGCGGGAAAGTGGTGGCAAGACTTTCAGCAAAACCCAAGGTGTAGAGTGCGACGGAGAGGGCTTGAGCGAAGTAAAGGGGGATTCCGACTGCACCGCCGGTTTCAATGCCCAAAGAGCGGCTGATCATATAGTATGCCCCGCCGACTCGAACCACGCGATCGGTCGCGATCGCGCTGATGGAAAGAGCGGTTAACAAGGTAATACTTGTAGCGAGGGTGACGATAATCAACGTTCCCAATAAACCGACATTTCCGACCACCCAACCGAAGCGCAGGTACATGATCACGCCGAGAATGGTCAGAATGGATGGCGTATAAACCCCGCCGAAGGTTCCCAACCCTGATTTTTCTGTCATTTTTTTTGTGTGCAAAGACCGTGATTGTTGATGTTAATTTATCTTAGATGCGTCCCTTTAAAGGCAATATATGGAGTGCTACCCAGGATTGATGGGGAGATGGGGAGACGCGGTGAAATATCTGTCGCATTATTTTTGCAATTTACGCTTAATGTGTATTCGTTACTCAAACCCTGACTCTAACGAACTATTATGACGGAAATTTACCCCAATCCCGCAAAATTCCACCCCTTAACGCTCTCTCGAATGCAAGGGGTGCAGTCTCCGATTATTCCCATTGTGGGGGAATGGATTCGCACTACGCCCGGTACGATTTCTTTGGGTCAAGGGGTAGTTTATTACAGTCCGCCTCCTGAAGCGATTGAGCAAATTTCCCAGTTTCTCGCCCAGCCAAATAACCATCGCTATCAAGGGGTTCGGGGGATGCCGCCTCTATTGGACGCGATTGAGAAAAAACTCGTTGCAGAGAATGGGATTGAGATGAATGGGGATAACGCCATTGTTGTTACGGGGGGGAGCAATATGGCGTTTATGAATGGGGTTTTAGCGATTACGCAGCCAGGGGATGAGATTATTCTGTCCGTCCCTTATTATTTCAATCACGAAATGGCGATCGCGATCGCGGGATGTCGTTCGATTCTCGTTCCGACGGATGAGAACTATCAATTGCGTCCCCAGGCGATTGCCGATGCGATTACCCCCAAAACCAAAGCAGTGGTGACGATTTCTCCCAATAACCCCACCGGGGTTGTCTATCCCGAAGCCCTTTTAGCCGCAGTTAATCAATTATGCCGCGATCGCGGAATTTATCATATCACCGACGAAGCCTACGAATACTTTACCTATAACAACGCACGCCATATCTCCCCCGCATCCTTTCCCCACAGCAGCAACCACACGATTTCCCTCTTCAGCCTCTCCAAAGCTTACGGATTTGCCAGTTGGCGCATCGGTTATATGGTCGTTCCCCAACACCTTCTCGATGCCGTGAAAAAGATTCAAGATACAATCCTCATTTGTCCCCCCGTTATCTCCCAATACGCTGCTATCGGGGCTTTACAGGCGGGTAAAGCTTATTGTAAGGAACATTTGGGCGCGATCGCGTCCGTGCGAGAACAAGTGCTAAATTCCCTCCAACCCCTTAAAGAATACTGCACCCTTGCCCCCACCGACGGCGCATTCTACCTCTTCCTCAAAATTTATACCCCCCTAGACCCCCTCAAACTCGTCGAACGACTGATTTGCGAACATCGCGTTGCCGTCATTCCCGGCACAACTTTCGGGCAAACCCAAGGCTGTTATCTCCGCCTTGCCTACGGCGCACTGCAAAAAGAAACCGCCGCCGAAGGAATCGAGCGATTTGTTCGGGGTTTGACCGAGATTCTAAGCAATTTGTCGTAATTGGCTCAATTTGAGAGTTATATAGCTGAAAGAAATGAAAATACTATCCAAAACGATAGCCAAAACCGCGCACGGTAATAATATATTGCGGCTTACTGGGGTCTTCCTCCAACTTCTCGCGCAACCACCGAATGTGAACGTCAACCGTCTTCGTATCCCCCAAGAAATCGGGTCCCCAAACTTGATCGATGAGGTGTTCCCGCGACCAAACTCGCCGAGGATAGCTCATAAACAACTCCAGCAAGCGAAACTCCTTGGGCGATAAATTCGCCTCCTGGGAACGCACCGTTACGCGACATTCCACCGGAGAGAGGGTAATATCCTTAAATTGCAGAACTGGAGATTGGGGAGAGTTTGTAAAGCGTTGGCGGCGAATTAAAGCGCGACAGCGAGCCACCAATTCTTGCATACTGAAGGGTTTCGTTAAATAATCATCCGCACCCACTTCTAATCCCAAAACGCGATCTGTTTCGCTTGCCTTCGCGCTGAGAATTAAAATCGGGACGATATTGCCTTGATAGCGAAGTAACCGACAAATATCAAGACCATTAATTTGCGGTAACATCAAGTCCAAAATCACTAAATCAATCGTCGGTTGGTTAAGATTAGATTCTGGGTTTTGCAAAAAACCTAATGCTGTCTGTCCGTCGGTGGCAGCAATAACTTCGTATCCTTGCTCCCTCAAAGCCAAAACCACCATTTCTCTGATTAAATCTTCATCTTCCACCACCAAAATACGAGTTGTTTGAGATAGCTTCGTATCAGCGGAACTCTGCGGTCTGTCGAGAGATAGCATAAAAAAGCAGTTGATTGAGTTGTAATAACAATTTTCTGCGTCCGAAACACAGATTCACTTTACCTCGAAATTGTCTCTATGCTGCTCCAATTAAGCACTTGGCAAGAAATTGAAACCTACCTCGAACGCTCTCAAGGTATTATTCTCCCCATCGGTTCAACTGAACAACACGGACCTACTGGATTAATCGGCACAGATGCAATTTGCGCCGAAGCGATCGCGCGAGGGGTTGGAGAGGCAACACAAAC
This region of Lusitaniella coriacea LEGE 07157 genomic DNA includes:
- a CDS encoding DM13 domain-containing protein; amino-acid sequence: MKFKSLTAVSLASVLVLGSAIIPAQASPSLQLVAQATAPNSFVTVEQDHPTTGTARIVTENGQRYLEFDRQFDTARGPDVKVILYRGSTVPVNVSESDYITLAALKGFSGAQRYAIPNSVNLDDFQAVGIWCKKFNVTFGYASL
- the secF gene encoding protein translocase subunit SecF, translating into MKLNIIKQRGLWWTISAVAIIASIAAMTISFVQLNAPVRPGLDFVGGTRLQLTLDCGVEGQCQEPINGGDVREVLAEQGLEGSTLQIVEKQTLAIRTKELKSEQRTQLQEALDRKIGRFDPKTIQIDTVGPTIGRELFASGLLALIVAFFGIAVYLSFRFKFDYAVLAIVALFHDVLIVMGLFAILGLTLNVEADSLFLVALLTVTGFSVNDTVVIYDRIRELLKERGETDSINTIVDNAVNQTLTRSINTSLTTTLPLIAIFLFGGETLKYFALALIVGFISGAYSSIFIASTMLAWWRGRQEKSDFAKKSFSSPDEPMPEIQPSDEA
- a CDS encoding SxtJ family membrane protein produces the protein MHDIPQLDRKGLRNFGLLTGIIIAVLFGFLLPLLRGHGLLLIPWIIGGVLGLFALIIPNALAPVYRVWMRIGLVLGWINSRIILGIIFFLVVTPMGFVMRLFSRDPMTRKIETQLETYRVPSQIRERKSMEKPY
- a CDS encoding DUF4336 domain-containing protein, coding for MLREIDRDIWVAEQPFNYLGLNVGTRMTVIRCANRELAVISPIQVDDAIVHQLNSLGTVCHIIAPNRFHYLFATHFKTVYPKATFWATSSLKAKNPELPIDRVLSNETNNILNGIECFLFEGVKALTLSGVNSLDEWVFFHPESRTLVVTDIAFHFDQSFPLISQFAARMLGSYKTLSPSFLEKIATQEKEKVKESVQKISTWDFDRVIMAHGTIVQTKGKPQFIEGYERFLGSSVKEKT
- a CDS encoding DUF5989 family protein, whose translation is MLEGIIDLLQDLWGFLKERKKYWLAPLILTLVLLGALIVFTQGSAIAPFIYTLF
- a CDS encoding SGNH/GDSL hydrolase family protein, giving the protein MVQFKPWQQNLLLVCFGIFSGLVVFEIALRLVNFSYPKFYIANDVRGRVHRPGAEGWWRSEGEAYIKINRDGLRDIDRQQTKPQNTFRIALLGDSFAAAFQVPQAKTFAAILENKLSQCPKFEGKNVEVINFGVSGYGTAQQLLTLRTSVWSYSPDLVLLTLLTGNDIRNNSKSLEPDKVRPFFVYEADRLVPDFSFRNDPMFQLNQSKEYLRLGHLIARVVDSIGTRKQIKEDLATQAKTLREPGMDEAIYLEPTTPEWQEAWQITEDLLKLIDREIQEKNAEFWVVTLSNSPQVHPNPAIRQQYRQRWGIQDLFYPDRRIKKIGDRAGFPVLNLAPLFQKYADRNRTFFHGFKNTALGIGHWNETGHALAGETMAKRLCAEFEPNAAQNAF
- the secD gene encoding protein translocase subunit SecD, whose amino-acid sequence is MQKQRSIIALILVLVVAAVVVLIQLPLSLGLDLRGGAQLTIQVKPTETVTEVTPENLNDVKRVLENRVNGLGVAEPIVQTAGADKILVQLPGVSDPQQAERVLGGTAQLEFREQVQESSPQELQIRLGEREQVVLQQALLQNGEEPDEEALAEVREELNKVNDAIAELFKSVGLGGKRLTNAAARPTQSGNQWEVAIDFDGEGGQKFAELTKKLAGTGRSIGIFLDDALINAPTVAPEYAATGISGGRATISGGFTLESANDLAVQLRGGALPFPVEVVENRTVGATLGRESINRSIVAGLAGLALVFVFMVIYYRLPGALANVALAIYTLLTLACYSLIGVTLTLPGIAGFILSIGMAVDANVLIFERTREELRDGKTLYRSVESGFYRAFSSILDSNVTTLIACAALGYLGSGLVRGFAVTLAIGVLVSMFTALTCSRTLMLLVVLGIPGVRQKPELFCPNLPVPAKS
- a CDS encoding alpha-ketoacid dehydrogenase subunit beta, which produces MAETLFFNALREATDEEMARDKTVFVLGEDVGHYGGSYKVTKDLCKKYGDLRVLDTPIAENSFTGIAVGAAMTGLRPIIEGMNMGFLLLAFNQISNNAGMLRYTSGGNFKIPMVIRGPGGVGRQLGAEHSQRLEAYFQAVPGLKIVACSTPYNAKGLLKSAIRDDNPVLFFEHVLLYNLKENLPDHEYLVPLDRAEVVRSGKDVTILTYSRMRHHAMQAVKQMEKKGYDPEVIDLISLKPLDMETIGASVRKTHRVIIVEECMRTGGIGAELVARINEQLFDELDAPVVRLSSQDIPTPYNGTLENLTIVQPQQITEAVEKMMALQI